From one Verrucomicrobiota bacterium genomic stretch:
- a CDS encoding Gfo/Idh/MocA family oxidoreductase, whose amino-acid sequence MKNVRLGIIGMGNIGKYHADYLSNKKVSRCELVAVCDAVAPLDRYKPLKTFTDGETLIKSGDVDAVIIATPHFQHTTLGIAALNAGVHAMVEKPISSHKADAERLIAISRKNPKVVFGGMFQMRTEPRYQKVQKLIQSGDLGQIVRVNWINTDWYRTEAYYASGGWRATWKGEGGGVLLNQCLHNLDTMQWLVGMPKRVRGFCQLGRFHQIEVEDSVSAYMEWANGATGVFVSSTGEAPGTNRFEIVGTRGTLVMESNKILFTRNETDMLEFSQTAKQGFVKPDVWHVEIPFENAVVPHSIIIQNFTNAILDGEPLIVPGAEGIHSVELANVMVYSSLLNETVELPMDGAGWEEKLNQLIAESKVQKKVVQVEATDFASSFRR is encoded by the coding sequence ATGAAGAATGTGCGTTTGGGCATCATCGGCATGGGCAACATCGGGAAATACCACGCCGATTATCTCTCCAACAAAAAGGTCAGCCGCTGCGAACTCGTGGCCGTGTGCGACGCCGTCGCGCCGCTCGACCGTTACAAGCCGCTGAAAACTTTTACCGATGGTGAGACGCTGATCAAATCCGGTGATGTGGACGCGGTGATCATCGCCACGCCGCATTTTCAACACACCACGCTGGGCATCGCTGCGCTCAATGCCGGGGTTCACGCGATGGTCGAGAAGCCGATCTCGTCGCACAAAGCCGATGCGGAGCGGCTCATCGCGATCAGCAGGAAAAATCCCAAGGTAGTGTTCGGTGGCATGTTTCAAATGCGTACGGAACCCCGTTACCAGAAGGTGCAAAAACTGATTCAAAGCGGCGACCTGGGCCAGATCGTGCGCGTGAACTGGATTAACACGGACTGGTATCGGACCGAGGCGTATTATGCGAGCGGTGGTTGGCGCGCGACGTGGAAGGGCGAAGGCGGCGGTGTGCTGCTCAACCAATGCCTGCACAACCTGGACACGATGCAATGGCTCGTCGGCATGCCCAAGCGCGTGCGCGGTTTTTGCCAGTTGGGTCGCTTCCATCAGATCGAAGTTGAGGACAGCGTCTCCGCGTACATGGAATGGGCCAACGGCGCGACGGGCGTGTTCGTCAGTTCCACAGGCGAAGCACCAGGCACGAACCGGTTTGAAATCGTCGGCACGCGCGGCACGCTGGTCATGGAGAGCAACAAGATCCTGTTCACGCGCAACGAGACGGACATGCTCGAATTCAGCCAGACTGCAAAGCAGGGTTTCGTGAAGCCGGACGTGTGGCACGTGGAGATTCCCTTCGAGAACGCCGTCGTACCGCACTCGATCATCATCCAGAATTTCACGAACGCGATTCTCGACGGCGAACCGCTCATTGTGCCGGGCGCGGAAGGCATTCACTCGGTCGAACTGGCCAACGTGATGGTGTATTCGTCATTGCTGAACGAGACGGTCGAGCTGCCGATGGACGGTGCGGGTTGGGAAGAGAAACTCAACCAGCTCATCGCCGAATCGAAGGTGCAGAAGAAAGTGGTGCAGGTGGAGGCGACCGATTTCGCGAGTTCGTTCCGGAGATAA
- a CDS encoding sterol desaturase family protein yields MDELLNQLRLLKTTSGLCVLLVLLLWETATPFLPLFQGNLRERARHATRNFVLGLANVVLGAVAVVLLWAGIALWAEEHRFGLLNWLELSGWTRLILAVVLFDAWMYWWHRMNHRLPFFWRFHRTHHSDPKMDVTTAHRFHFGEIFFSSLLRVPVILLLGMRPEELVIYETAMFVIVQLHHANVGLPKKVDWLLRLLFVTPAIHKVHHSRLQLETDSNYSSLFSIWDRLFRTLRLRADPRTIQFGLDRFDQLEQQTLAGLIKTPMVKDEKRET; encoded by the coding sequence GTGGACGAATTGCTCAATCAATTGCGGCTATTGAAAACGACCTCGGGGTTGTGCGTTCTTTTGGTGCTGCTGCTCTGGGAAACGGCGACCCCGTTCCTGCCACTTTTTCAAGGCAATCTCCGGGAGCGAGCACGCCATGCCACACGGAATTTTGTCCTCGGCCTCGCCAACGTGGTGTTGGGCGCGGTCGCAGTCGTGCTACTTTGGGCTGGGATCGCGCTTTGGGCGGAAGAACATCGATTCGGTTTGCTGAACTGGCTTGAACTCTCAGGCTGGACGCGCCTGATCCTCGCCGTCGTCCTGTTCGATGCGTGGATGTATTGGTGGCATCGAATGAACCATCGCCTGCCGTTCTTCTGGCGATTTCATCGCACGCACCACTCCGACCCGAAAATGGACGTGACGACGGCCCACCGGTTCCACTTTGGCGAAATCTTTTTTTCGTCGCTGCTGCGCGTGCCTGTAATTTTATTGCTAGGGATGAGGCCGGAGGAACTGGTCATTTACGAGACCGCCATGTTCGTTATCGTCCAATTGCATCATGCCAATGTGGGTTTGCCGAAAAAAGTGGATTGGCTGCTGCGACTGCTCTTCGTAACGCCGGCAATTCACAAGGTGCATCATTCGCGATTACAGCTGGAAACTGATTCCAATTATTCATCCTTGTTCTCCATCTGGGATCGGCTGTTCCGAACGCTGCGCTTGCGGGCTGACCCGCGAACGATTCAGTTTGGTCTGGACCGTTTCGATCAACTGGAACAACAAACGCTGGCTGGGTTGATCAAAACGCCGATGGTTAAGGACGAGAAACGTGAAACGTAA